A stretch of DNA from Mesorhizobium onobrychidis:
TCATTCATCGCGAAACGCTTGCCGGCGATCTTTCGGTCATCCGATTCACCTCCTATGCCTTCGACCTGTCCGCCTTCATGTCAGCCTCATCGGACGTATTGCTCTTGCCGAAGGACCGGACGACCCAGTACCTGCTCAATCCCAGTCCGAACGACAAGATATTCCAGAAAAGGCCGAACAAGTACCTGGCCGAGCTCCACCAGCGTTTTTCCGAATGGTCCTATTCACTCGTCTTCGCGCTGATCGCGCTTGCGGTGGCGGGAGACGCGCGCTCCCATCGCGAGGCGCGCATTCATCCGCTGATCACGTCGATCGCGATTGCGCTTTTCGTGCGCTGGCTCGGTTTCTTTGCCGCCGGCAAGGCCGACAACGTTCCGCAATACGGCTATATGGTCTACGGCGTTCCGATCGTGGCGTCCGCGGTCGCGACATGGTTCATCGTCTCCAACCGGACCATGGAACTGCCGGTCGCCTGGGCCGACTGGATGACGAATTTCGCCGGCCGCTTCAGTGACGGCTGGAGCGCCCTGAAGCTCCGCTTCACCAGGCGCGGCGCTTCTGGCCAAGGGGCCGGCTGATGGGCTGGATACGCTAATGGGCTGGACTCTGGGCAGATACTTCTTCTTCCGCTACGTGACGATCACCATCTGGTTCTTCATCGGCCTCCTGGCGCTTGTGTTCCTGATCGACTTCACCGAACTTTCCGGCCGCACGACCGGCTTGCCGGGTTTCACCTACGGCACAGCGTTCGCCATTTCAGGGTTGCGAATGCCGATGATCATGCTGCAGACGGTGCCGTTCGTCGGCCTGTTCTCGGCGATGGCAACGCTGGTCTCGCTCAACCGCAGATATGAACTGGTGATCGCGCGTTCGGCCGGTGTGTCCGCATGGCAATTCCTGCTGCCGTGCTGCATCGGGGCGCTGCTGTTCGGCGTGTTGTCGGTCGGCGTCATCAATCCGATCGCCGCGCATGCGTTTTCCTGGTCCGAAAAAATTGAAACCCAGCTCCGCTCCGGCAAGTCGAACACCGTCTCGGCTGACGCCGAGCCCTGGATCCGGCAGAAAACCAGTTCCGGCGATACCATCATCGGCGCGCGCGCCATTCTCAATCAGGGCCTGGAGATGGCCGACGCCGTCTTCTTCGTCCTCAACCCGCAAGGCGACATCGTCGAACGCAAGGGCGCGGCGCACGCGTTTTTGCGGGACGGCTACTGGGAACTGCAGGACGTCAAGGTTTTCCGGGACGGCAACATCCAGTCGGTGGCAAGCGACCGGGTGCTGACCAATCTCAAGCCCGAATTCGTGCAAGAGCGGCTGGCGCGCCCGGAAACCATTCCTTTCTATGATCTGCCCGGCAAGATCGAGGTTGCCCGCTCCTTCGGCCTCAAGGCAAATGCCTTTGCCATGCAGTTCGATTCGCTGGTGGCGCTGCCGTTCCTTCTCGTCGCCATGACGCTGATCGCCGCAACGGTGTCGATGCGATTTGCGAGGATGGGCCAATCCGCAACGATGATTCTGGGTGGCGTCCTCGCCGGGTTTCTGCTTTATGTCGTGACAGTGCTGGTCAAGGCATTCGGCGTGGCGGGATTCGTACCCACAGTCGTGGCTGCATGGGTTCCGGTTGTCGTGGCTATGTTCTTCGGGGTGACTTTCTTGCTGTACAAGGAAGACGGCTAGTGAGGGGGGCGGTTTTACGCATCCATAGGCAGGCCGGTTTGGCGCGCCTCTATGGGGCGAGCGCCTTGGCATGCCTGCTCGCTTGCGTCGTCCCGAATATCCCGGCTTTTGCCCAGGATATCAGCGACATGGCAGCCGACGTTCCCGCCGGCTCGCAAATGCTGTTGGCGGCGGATACGCTGGTCTATGACAACGACAACCAGACAGTGACGGCCGTCGGCGGCGTGCAGATCGATTACGGCGGCAACCGCCTCGTCGCCCAGCGGGTCGAATACAATCGCAACACCAAACGCCTCGTCGCCAGCGGCAATGTCGAGGTCATCAACAGCGACGGCACCAAGATCTATTCGCAGCACGTCGACATCACCGACGATTTCGCCGACGGCTTCGTCAACGCGCTGCGTGTCGAAACCGTCGACAAGGCTTATTTCGCCGCCGAAAGCGCGGAGCGCATGGGCGGCGTGCTGACGACGTTCCACAACGGCGTCTACACGGCCTGCGAGCCGTGCGAGGACCAGCCGGACAAAGCGCCGACCTGGCGCATCAAGGCCAGAAAGATCATCTGGAACGGCGAAAAGAAGACGGTTCGCTTCGAGAATTCGAATTTCGAGTTCTTCGGCTTTCCGCTCGCCTATCTGCCGGCCTTCGAGATTGCCGACCCGACCGTCAAGCGCAAGAGCGGCTTCCTGATCCCCGGCATCGCTTATAAGAGCGACCTCGGCATCGGTGTCAAAGTCCCCTATTATTTCGCGCTCTCACCAACCTACGACCTTACCGTCAGCGGCAGCGGCTATACCAAGCAGGGCTTTCTCGGCGAAGCCGAGTGGCGCCAGCGCTTCAACAACGGCCAGTACAGCCTGAAGATCGCCGGCATCCGGCAAGAGGATCCCGACGAGTTCATCGATGACGAAGGGCACAATGTCGATTCGGGTGCGGCCGGCGACCCGAACGAGTTCCGCGGCATGATGGGCACCAAGGGCCAGTTCGCTATCAATCCGCGCTGGGACTTCGGCTGGGATGTGCTGCTGCAGACCGACAAGAACTTCTCGCGCACTTACGCCATCGAAGGCTTCAACGACAGCGTGCATCGCTCCTCGATCTACCTGACCGGCCTCAACGGCCGCAACTATTTCGACGTGCGCGCCATGCGCTTCGAGGTCCAGGAAGAGACACTCCCTGACGATCCGACCGCACTCGCCGGCAAGCAGCCCTGGGTGCTGCCCTCGCTCGACTACGCCTACATCCCCGACATGGCGGTGGGCGGCGGGCAATTGTCGTTCAATGTCAACGCGCAGGCCATCAGCCGCGACAGGCTGGATACGGTCCTTGCCGATCAGAACAACGCTGCGTCCGTCATCAGAGTCCGCGGCATCGACGGCCAGTCGGGCCGTCTGACCGCTGGAGCGGAATGGAAGCGCACCTTCACCACCGATGGCGGGCTGCTGCTGACGCCCCTGCTGGCGCTGCGCGGCGACGCCGGCTATGTCAACGCCTCTTCGGGATCGCTCAATGCCATCAATCAGATGGCGTCCAACCTCGGCGTCGACGACGATATGCGATCGTCGCTCGCCCGCTTCATGGCAACCGCCGGGCTGGAAATGCGCTGGCCGGTGCTGTTCTCGTCGACCAGTTCCAGCCACATCTTCGAGCCGATGGCGCAGGTGTTCGTGCGTCCGAACGAGCAATATGTCGGCGGGCTCGCTGTTCCCAACGAGGACGCGCAGAGCTTCGTCTTTGATGCCACGACATTGTTCGAGCGTGACAAGTTCTCCGGTTACGACCGCTTGGAAGGCGGCACGCGCGCCAATATCGGGCTGCGCTATTCCGGCGCCTATGACAATGGCTGGAGCACCAACGCGCTGTTCGGCCAATCCTACCAGCTTGACGGCCAGAACTCCTTCGCTGCGCCGGACCTGGTCAACGTCGGCGCCGATTCGGGCCTGGAGACCGAGACCTCCGATTATGTCGGCCTTGTCGGCTTCAATAGCCCCAGCGGGCTTTCCGGCTCAGTCAGCGGTCGTTTCGACGAGCAGAGCTTCGAGATTCGCCGCGCCGAGGTGAAGGCAGCCTATTCCGGCCTGCCGATTTCGTTCAGCGCCAAATACGCCTTCATCCAGGCTCAGCCGCTCTATGGCTTTACGACCGATCGTAACGAGGTCACGCTCGGCGCCTCGGCGCAACTTGCCGAGAACTGGCGTGTCTTCGGTACCGGCACCTACGATCTCGAGCAAAGCGTCCTGGTCAAGGACGGGGTCGGCTTTGCCTATAGCGATTCATGTTTCACCTACTTGATGACATTCTCGGAATCCCGCGACCTGAGCACCAAGGAAGTGTCGCAGAACATCGGTTTCAACCTGTCGTTCCGCACGCTCGGCGATTTCGGCTCGACACAAAGCTCCTTCAACACTGTGCAGTAGCAGGCGCCTGGCTAATAACAGACGGGCGGAACGGGCGGCCGGCCAACGCATCGGCTGAAAAAGTCAAAGTGAAAAATTCAAACTGTTTGAGCGTGCGTCGTGCGTCAAAGTGGATGCACATCGCAGCCAACGACATCGTTTCGCCGCATAGGGCAGGCACGAGTTCCAGTTCCCTCAGAATGCGATAAAATTGGGCCGGAACCGAGATAGGATTGGGATGCTTTCGATGAGGAAATACCTCTTTTCGGCAGGGTTCGCGCTGCTGGTGGCGGCGACCTCAGCCTCGATCACCATGATGACGCCGCCGGCTTTCGCCAGCCAGATCAAATACGTCGTCAACAACGTACCGATCACCACTGGCGACATCCAGCATCGGGCTGCCTTCCTGCGCCTGCAGCGCAAGAAGGGCAATGCCGCCGAGGAAATGATCGAGCAGACGCTGCGCGTCGCCGAAGCCAAGCGTCTCGGCATCCGCATCAGCGACGCCCAGGTCGACGCCGCCTACCAGCGCTTTGCCACGACCAACAAGATGCAGCTCAAGCAACTCGATGGCGTCATGGCGCAGTCCGGCGTCGGCAAGGAGCATTTCAAGGAGTTCATCCGCTCCCAAATGGCCTGGAACCAGGCGCTGACCGCGCGCCATCGCTCAGAGAGCGGCGGCGCGTTGAGCGAGCAGGACGTGGTCAGGCGCATGCTCGACAATGGCGGCACCAAGCCGACCGCCATGGAGTACATGCTGCAGCAGGTCATTTTCGTCGTGCCGGTGGCCGAGCGCAGCGCGACGCTGTCCAAGCGCAAGCGCGAGGCCGACGCCATGCGCGCCCGCTTCAACGGTTGCAACACCTCTCGCGAATTCGCCAAGGGCCTGATCGACGTCACCGTTCGCGATCTCGGCCGGATACTGGCGCCGCAATTGCCGCCGGACTGGGCCGACCAGATCAAGGCCACCAAGGTCGGCGGCGCCACCCCCACGCGCGAAACAGACCGCGGTGTCGAGTTCATCGGCATCTGCTCGTCGCGCGAAGTGTCCGACGACAAGGCCGCCCAGATGGTGTTCCAGAGCGAAGGCTCGAGTGGCAAGGACGCCGACGAGTTCTCCACGAAATATGTCGAGGAGTTGCGGAAGAAAGCCCGCATCGTCGAGCGCTGAAGTCGCCAGGGGCAGCGCTGGCGCTGAGCGCCGGTGATCCATCCGGCGTTGGGCCGGAAATCGCCATTGCCGCCTGGCAGGCGCGCGACAGCGCCGGTGTGCCGCCCTTCTATCTTATAGCCGATCCGGCTTATAGCCGATCCGGCGCTGATTGCCGCACGGGCGCGCCTGCTCGGCGCCGATGTGCCAATCACGGAGACAGTGCCAGCCCAAGCGGAGCGCGTCTTTGAGCGCGCCCTGCCCGTCATGCCGCTTGCCGCCCGCTTCGTCGACGACCCCGGCCGGCCGGACCCGGCCAATGCCGCCGGCATCATCGAGGCTATCGACCGCGCTGTTGACGACTGCCTTGGCGGTCGCGCAGCGGCGGTCGTTACGTGCCCGATCGCCAAGAAGCCGCTCTATGATGCCGGCTCCCGTTTTCCCGGTCACACTGAGTATCTGGCGCATCTGGCGACGCTCCACACCGGCGCACAAGCAATGCCGGTGATGATGCTTGCCGGTCCCGAGTTGCGCACGGTTCCGGTCACCATCCACATTGCGCTGCGCGAGGTGCCGAAAGCGCTGACGACGGATTTGATCGTCGCGACCGCCCGCATCACCGCCGCCGACCTCGAATATCGTTTCGGCATTGCCAAGCCGCGGCTTGCCGTTGCCGGCCTCAACCCGCATGCCGGCGAAGGCGGCGCGATGGGCGCCGAGGACGAGCGCATCATCCGCCCGGCGATCGAAAGGCTGAGGGCGGAGGGCATCGACGCTTTCGGGCCGCTGCCGGCCGACACGCTGTTCCACGCCCGCGCCCGAGCCGGCTACGATGTGGCGCTGTGCATGTATCACGATCAGGCGCTGATCCCGGCTAAGGCGCTGGCGTTCGACGAGGCGGTCAACGTTACGCTCGGCCTACCCTTCATCCGCACTTCACCCGATCACGGCACCGCTTTCGATATCGCCGGCAAGGGCATAGCCCGGGCCGACAGCCTGATCGCGGCGCTCAGGCTCGCCCGCAGGCTTGCCGACATCGGGGCGAAGGCTGCCGCCGCATGAGGCTTTGCATGAGAGCGGTCGCATGAGCACCGACGGGCTGCCGCCGTTACGCGCGGTGATCGAACGCCATGGGTTGCAGGCGAAAAAGGCGCTCGGCCAGAATTTTCTGCTCGACCTCAACCTGACCGGCAAGATCGCGCGCGCCGCCGGCGATCTGACGGACGCCACGGTGATCGAGGTCGGTCCGGGTCCCGGCGGCCTAACCCGGGCGCTGCTTTCCCACGGCGCTGGTCGGGTCATCGCCATCGAGCGGGACGAGCGCTGCATGGCAGCGCTCGCAGAGGTGTCAGACCACTATCCGGGCCGGCTCGAGACCATTGCCGGCGATGCGCTAAAGACGGATTTTGCAGCGCTTGCCAAAAGGGCGCATGGGGGCAATGGATCTGTGAGGATCGTCGCCAACCTGCCCTACAATATCGGCACCGAACTTTTGATACGCTGGCTGACCGTCGCCGAGTGGCCGCCCTTCTACGCATCGATGACGCTGATGTTCCAGCGCGAGGTGGCCGAGCGCATCGTCGCCCGCCCCGGCAGCGATGCCTATGGCCGGCTTGGCGTGCTGGCAGGCTGGCGGACGGAGGCAAAAATCGCTTTCGACGTGCCGCCGCAAGCGTTCACGCCGCCGCCCAAGGTGGTGTCGTCGGTGGTGCATCTGGTGCCGCGGGCAAGTCCCCTGCCCACCGAGGTCAAGAAACTCAGCCGCGTCACCGAAGCGGCCTTCGGCCAGCGCCGTAAAATGCTGCGGCAGAGCGTCAAGAGCCTCGGCGGCGAAGCCCTGCTCAGCCGCGCCGGCATCGACCCGACGCGGCGGGCGGAAACCTTGAGCGTCGAGGAATTCGTGCGACTGACCAACGCGGTGTGATTGCATAGGTCCTCCCTTCTCCCCTTGTGGGAGAAGGTGGATCGGCGCGACAGCGCCGAGACGGATGAGGGGTGTTGGAAGAAACTCGACCTAGAAAAATTGAATGATTTTAGTCGCTTACATCCTCAAGGTGGCGATCCTGCCAACACCCCTCATCCGACCGAGCTTCGCTCGGCCACCTTCTCGCACAAGGGGAGAAGGAAAGGACGCTAGCTAATCCGTCTTCTCGTCGAGCAACCCCGAGACGAAATCGAACAGGCCGGGCCGGCGATCGCGTCTGAGCCGCTCGGCGGTGACAATGCCGCGCACCTCGGCGAAGGCACGGTCGAGATCATCGTTGATGATGACGAAATCATATTCCTTCCAGTGCTCGATCTCGTTGCGGGCGTTCTTCAGACGCGTCTCGATCACCGATTCCTGGTCCTCGGCGCGGCGCTTCAGCCGCGCCTTCAATTCTTTCATCGAGGGCGGCAGGATGAAAATCGAGACGATGTCGGCGCGCATTTTCTCCTTGAGCTGCTGGGCGCCCTGCCAGTCGATGTCGAACAGCATGTCGCGGCCCTGTGCCAGCGCCAGTTCGGCCGGTTCACGCGGCGTCGCATAGCAATTGCCATGCACTTCGGCCCATTCGAGCAGCTCGTCTGAATCGCGCAGCCGCTCGAACTCGCGCATGGTGCGGAAATGATAGTGGACGCCCTCGATCTCGCTGCCGCGGCGTGGCCGCGTGGTGACGGAGACCGACAGTTCGAGACTGGAATCGCTCTCCAGAATATTGCGCGCGATCGTCGACTTGCCGGCGCCGGACGGCGACGACAGCACGAGCATCAAACCCCGGCGGCGAATGCGGGAACCCAAATCCCTGGCAACCATAGGCTCCTTGGCGACCATCAGGGTTACTCCAGATTCTGGACCTGTTCGCGAAACTGGTCGACGACCGCCTTCAGTTCCAGCCCTATGGCGGTGACCGCAGCGGCATTCGACTTCGAACACAGCGTATTCGATTCGCGGTTGAATTCCTGCGCCAGAAAATCGAGCTTGCGACCGATGGCGCCGCCGCCTGCCAGCAGCACCCGGCCGGACGCCACATGCGTCTTCAGCCGGTCGATCTCCTCGCGGATGTCGGCCTTGGTGGCCAGGAACGCCGCTTCCATATGCAACCGGCTGGCGTCGAGATTGGCGGAGGCATCCATCAGCAGCCGAACCTGCTCGGCAATCCGTTCGCGGATCACCGCCGGCTCGCGCGACGGATCGGCCTCGGCGCGCAGCGTCAGCGCCTCGATAGCGTCGATATGGCCGGACAGTAGCGAGCGCAGGGCGGCGCCCTCGCCCTGCCGTGCCTGCTCCAGCCCTCCCAGCGCCACTTCGAGCGCCGAGAGAATCGCGCTGTCGAGCGCCGCCCGCGCCTCTTCGGTCTCGGTGGTTTCGGGGATGTCGAGCACGCCGCGTAGCGAAAGCAGCCCGTCGGCTGTCGCAGGCGCCGCGCCGAACTGCTCCTGCAGCCGCTTGGCCAGCCCCGCCAGATCCCTAAGGAAGGCCTCGTTGACCACTGGCTGCGCCTGCTGGCCGGCGGCGCGGCCGACGGTCAGCGTTGCCTGGAAATTGCCGCGCGCAAAGCGCTTTTGCACCGTCTGCCTGACGGCCGGCTCCAGTCGCTCGATGCCCTGCGGCAGCCGCAGCCTGACCTCGACGCTCTTGCCGTTGACCGACTTGGCCTCCCAGGCGATCGACGTGCCGTCATGTTCGGCGACGGCCCGCGCAAAACCGGTCATGCTCTGCAAATTCATGATACCCTTGCTTCCCCCTGGCGCATGATCCCGGAAGCGGTTCCGGGCCAGATCATGCGCGGCTTCAAAATGCCGGAGCGCCTCTTCGCGCCGGATCGGACGCAGACGCTCCTGATCACAAAATCAGCACGTCCGCCGCCGTCAACGAATCGGAGGGACGATCCCAGAACCGTCCGGCGCTACTGCGCCGCCGCTCCCGCATCGCCATCGCCGCCGTCAACCGGCGCATCGGTCTGACCTTCCACCTTGGCGGCGTCGGCCTTGTCAGCACCGGCCTTGGCGGCTTCATCGGCCAGCTTCTTCTGCAGCGCCCGGTAACGGGCGACGTTCTCATTGTGCTCGGCGAGCGTCGCGGCAAAGACGTGACCGCCGGTGCCATCGGCGACGAAATAGAGGTCGTCGGTCTTCGACGGGTTGGCTACCGCCTCCAGCGCCGCTCGGCCGGGATTGGCGATCGGCGTCGGCGGCAGGCCATTGATCAGATAGGTGTTGTAGGGCGTCGGCTTCTTGATGTCCGACTGGTAGATCGGGCGGTCGGCGGGTTTGCCCTTGCCGCCGAACAGGCCGTAGATAATGGTCGGATCGGACTGCA
This window harbors:
- the gmk gene encoding guanylate kinase, whose amino-acid sequence is MVAKEPMVARDLGSRIRRRGLMLVLSSPSGAGKSTIARNILESDSSLELSVSVTTRPRRGSEIEGVHYHFRTMREFERLRDSDELLEWAEVHGNCYATPREPAELALAQGRDMLFDIDWQGAQQLKEKMRADIVSIFILPPSMKELKARLKRRAEDQESVIETRLKNARNEIEHWKEYDFVIINDDLDRAFAEVRGIVTAERLRRDRRPGLFDFVSGLLDEKTD
- a CDS encoding LPS-assembly protein LptD; the protein is MAADVPAGSQMLLAADTLVYDNDNQTVTAVGGVQIDYGGNRLVAQRVEYNRNTKRLVASGNVEVINSDGTKIYSQHVDITDDFADGFVNALRVETVDKAYFAAESAERMGGVLTTFHNGVYTACEPCEDQPDKAPTWRIKARKIIWNGEKKTVRFENSNFEFFGFPLAYLPAFEIADPTVKRKSGFLIPGIAYKSDLGIGVKVPYYFALSPTYDLTVSGSGYTKQGFLGEAEWRQRFNNGQYSLKIAGIRQEDPDEFIDDEGHNVDSGAAGDPNEFRGMMGTKGQFAINPRWDFGWDVLLQTDKNFSRTYAIEGFNDSVHRSSIYLTGLNGRNYFDVRAMRFEVQEETLPDDPTALAGKQPWVLPSLDYAYIPDMAVGGGQLSFNVNAQAISRDRLDTVLADQNNAASVIRVRGIDGQSGRLTAGAEWKRTFTTDGGLLLTPLLALRGDAGYVNASSGSLNAINQMASNLGVDDDMRSSLARFMATAGLEMRWPVLFSSTSSSHIFEPMAQVFVRPNEQYVGGLAVPNEDAQSFVFDATTLFERDKFSGYDRLEGGTRANIGLRYSGAYDNGWSTNALFGQSYQLDGQNSFAAPDLVNVGADSGLETETSDYVGLVGFNSPSGLSGSVSGRFDEQSFEIRRAEVKAAYSGLPISFSAKYAFIQAQPLYGFTTDRNEVTLGASAQLAENWRVFGTGTYDLEQSVLVKDGVGFAYSDSCFTYLMTFSESRDLSTKEVSQNIGFNLSFRTLGDFGSTQSSFNTVQ
- a CDS encoding YicC/YloC family endoribonuclease: MNLQSMTGFARAVAEHDGTSIAWEAKSVNGKSVEVRLRLPQGIERLEPAVRQTVQKRFARGNFQATLTVGRAAGQQAQPVVNEAFLRDLAGLAKRLQEQFGAAPATADGLLSLRGVLDIPETTETEEARAALDSAILSALEVALGGLEQARQGEGAALRSLLSGHIDAIEALTLRAEADPSREPAVIRERIAEQVRLLMDASANLDASRLHMEAAFLATKADIREEIDRLKTHVASGRVLLAGGGAIGRKLDFLAQEFNRESNTLCSKSNAAAVTAIGLELKAVVDQFREQVQNLE
- the lptG gene encoding LPS export ABC transporter permease LptG, encoding MGWTLGRYFFFRYVTITIWFFIGLLALVFLIDFTELSGRTTGLPGFTYGTAFAISGLRMPMIMLQTVPFVGLFSAMATLVSLNRRYELVIARSAGVSAWQFLLPCCIGALLFGVLSVGVINPIAAHAFSWSEKIETQLRSGKSNTVSADAEPWIRQKTSSGDTIIGARAILNQGLEMADAVFFVLNPQGDIVERKGAAHAFLRDGYWELQDVKVFRDGNIQSVASDRVLTNLKPEFVQERLARPETIPFYDLPGKIEVARSFGLKANAFAMQFDSLVALPFLLVAMTLIAATVSMRFARMGQSATMILGGVLAGFLLYVVTVLVKAFGVAGFVPTVVAAWVPVVVAMFFGVTFLLYKEDG
- a CDS encoding peptidylprolyl isomerase, whose product is MLSMRKYLFSAGFALLVAATSASITMMTPPAFASQIKYVVNNVPITTGDIQHRAAFLRLQRKKGNAAEEMIEQTLRVAEAKRLGIRISDAQVDAAYQRFATTNKMQLKQLDGVMAQSGVGKEHFKEFIRSQMAWNQALTARHRSESGGALSEQDVVRRMLDNGGTKPTAMEYMLQQVIFVVPVAERSATLSKRKREADAMRARFNGCNTSREFAKGLIDVTVRDLGRILAPQLPPDWADQIKATKVGGATPTRETDRGVEFIGICSSREVSDDKAAQMVFQSEGSSGKDADEFSTKYVEELRKKARIVER
- the rsmA gene encoding 16S rRNA (adenine(1518)-N(6)/adenine(1519)-N(6))-dimethyltransferase RsmA: MSTDGLPPLRAVIERHGLQAKKALGQNFLLDLNLTGKIARAAGDLTDATVIEVGPGPGGLTRALLSHGAGRVIAIERDERCMAALAEVSDHYPGRLETIAGDALKTDFAALAKRAHGGNGSVRIVANLPYNIGTELLIRWLTVAEWPPFYASMTLMFQREVAERIVARPGSDAYGRLGVLAGWRTEAKIAFDVPPQAFTPPPKVVSSVVHLVPRASPLPTEVKKLSRVTEAAFGQRRKMLRQSVKSLGGEALLSRAGIDPTRRAETLSVEEFVRLTNAV